The nucleotide sequence CGATCACCCTACCCCGCGCACATGGGCTCTGGACTTTCATGCGTGATCCTGCGCATTATCTGCTCGTACGAAACAACTCCGCGCATGAAGAGTGCTCGGGTCAGCCGTGCGACGAGGGGAGTCCCATGAGCCACACCGAGGTCGAGATCGCGAGCCAGCCCGACTGCTGGCGGCGCGCCATCGCCCTGGCCCGGGATCCGGAGGGACCCGTACGGGCGGCGCTGCCCCGGCCGGGTGAGCGGGTCGCCGTCGTCGGCTGCGGCACCTCGTGGTTCATCGCCCAGTCGTACGCGGCGCTGCGCGAGGCGGCCGGCCAGGGCGAGACGGACGCCTTCGCGGCGTCGGAGATGCCGGCCGGCCGCGCCTACGACCGGGTGGTGGCACTGTCCCGGTCCGGCACCACGACCGAGGTGCTGGAGCTGCTCGGCGCGGTGCGCGGCCGGGTGCCCACCACCGTCATCACGGCGGTCCCCGACTCCCCGGTCGTGGGCGCCGCGGACGCCGCGGTAGTGCTCGATTTCGCCGATGAGCGGTCGGTGGTGCAGACCCGCTGGGCCACCAGCGAACTCGCCCTGTTCCGCGCCCACTTGGGCGCGCCGCTGGAGCACCTGGAGGCGGACGGCGAGGCGGCGCTCGCCGAGCCGCTGCCCGGGGCGCTCGTGGACGCCGGGCAGTTCACCTTCCTCGGGCGGGGCTGGACCTACGGGGTCGCCCAGGAAGCCGCGCTCAAGATGCGCGAGGCGGCGGGGGCGTGGACCGAGGCATATCCGGCCAAGGAGTACCGGCACGGCCCGATCAGCGTGACCGGCCCGCGGAGCGTGGTGTGGTGGCTGGGCGAGGGTGCGTCGGATGTGGCGGACCAGGAGATCACCCGCACCGGCGGCCGGGTCGCCGGCTTCGGCCGCGACCCGCTGGCCGAACTGGTGGTGGTGCAGCGGCTCGCGGTCGCGATCGCGGCGACACGCGGGCTGAACCCCGACGAGCCGCGCCATCTCACCCGCTCGGTGATCCTCGGCTGAGCCGGGGCCGACGAAACACGGGAACCGAACGAACACGGAAACGGCCAGAACATGGAAACGGGCGGAAGGAGCCGGTAGATGCCGCTGGTGGCCACCGGGGAGATCGTCGGGACGGCCGCACGCGCCGGGCTCGGCGCGGGTGCGTTCAATGTCATCCAGATCGAGCATGCCCAGGCGATCGTGGCCGGGGCGGAGGCGGCGGGCGCGCCGGTGATCCTGCAGATCAGCGAGAACGCGGTGCGGTATCACGGCGCCCTGACCGCCATCGGCCGGGCGACCGTGGAGGTGGCCCGCGCGGCGCGGGTGCCGGTGGCCGTGCATCTGGACCACGCCACCGGGCCGGAGCTGGTGCGGGAGGCGGTGGACCTCGGCTTCGGCTCGGTGATGTTCGACGCCTCGGCCCTGGAGTACGACGGCAATGTGGCGGCGACCGCCGAGGTGGCGGCCGACTGCCATGCCCACGGGGTGTGGGTGGAGGCCGAGTTGGGCGAGGTGGGTGGCAAGGACGGCGTCCACGCACCGGGGGCGAGGACCGATCCGGCCGAGGCCGCCGCCTATGTGGCGGCGACGGGTGTGGACGCGCTCGCGGTCGCGGTGGGCACCTCGCACGCCATGGTCGTCAAGGCCGCGGTGGTGGATCTGCCGCTGGTCGCGGCGCTGCGCGCGGCCGTGCCCGTACCGCTGGTGCTGCACGGCTCCTCCGGGGTGCCCGAGGCGGATCTGACCCGGGCCGTGGAGGCGGGGCTGACGAAGGTGAACATCGCCACCCATCTGAACGTGGCCTTCACCCGGGCGATCCGCGACCATCTCGCGGGCCACCCCGAGGTGGTCGACCCCCGCCGCTATGTCGCGGCCGCGCGTGACGCGGTGGCGCGCGAGGTGACCCGGCTGCTGACGCTGGTGCGGGCCACGCACTGAGGGCGCCTGCCAGTGGGTGTTCCGAACGCCGCCGATTCACGCGGTATCACGCATCGACTTCCCCCGGGCGGGTGTATTGACATGAGCCTATCAACTCGCCAGGATGCCCGACGAGGTTAGGAAAGGTTCCTAACAAAGGGGTGTCCTATGCGCAAGCGTTTCGCTTTCGTACTCGCCGCGGCCGGACTGCTGGCCGGCTCCGTCACCGCCGGCGCCCATGCCACCACCCGGGGCCCCGCGCCGGCCCCCGCGTCCACCAAGGAGGGCACGGTCACCGCGGCGCAGCTGCTCGCCAAGGTGCAGGGCTGTTCACAGATATCCAGTGGCAAGTACCGCACCGACGACGAGACATCGGCCAACATCCCGGTCTGCGGTGCCAATGGGGCGGTCTTCTGGAAGGCCGACATGGACATCGACTGCGATGGCCAGGTGACCTCCCGGTGCAACGGGGACACCGACCCGTGGTTCCAGGACGACACCGCCTTCCACCAGTCGGACGGCAAGCCCCTCATCGCCGACAAGCTGCCGTATGTCGTGGTGCCGAGCCCGAGTTCCACCTGGGACTACACCAAGTCCGGCATCAAGGGCGGCGGTGTGGTCGCGGTCATCTACAACAACAAGGTGCAGTACGCGGTGGTGGGCGACACCGGGCCGACGAACATCATCGGTGAGGCGTCCTACGCCACGGCCAACGCCCTCGGCATCGACCCCAACCCGGAGACCGGCGGCACCGAATCGGGGGTGACGTACATCGTCTTCAAGAACTCCTCCGTCTCCCCCATCGAGAACCACGACAAGGCCGTGTCGGTCGGCGACGGCCTGGCGAAGCAGTTCATCCAGAACAACTGACCCCGCCACCCCGGCGGCGAACGGAGTGTGGTGCACGGCCCCTGACGGCCGTGCACCACAGTTGTGCGTGCGCCGGGCGGCGGCATCGCGGGGCGCGGCCGGAGGGGCCCGGCCGATGACTTTTCCCCGGCCGGGCGGTCTTCACCGGTGAACACCACGACAGGAGGTGGACGTTGGCCCGTCCCGAGCCCGAGAAGCCGCCCACGCCGTCCCCGGCCCCGCCGTCCCCGGCCGTGCTGGTCCTGGGTCGGCCGGTCACCCGCGCCGAGGTGGAGCGGCTGTGCGAACGGCTGTCCGCGCTGGCGCGCCGGGCCGGTCCTGGACCGGTCACCGTGGACGTGGGCGGGGTGGGCCGGCCGGACCTGGCCGTGGTCGAGGCCCTGGCCCGGCTGCGGCTGACCGCCGGCCGGCTGGGGCGCGGGATCCAGCTCCGCAACGCCTGCGGCGAACTGCGGCGGCTGCTCGCCTGGACGGGGCTGGACGAGGCCCTGACGACCCCCGCGGCGTCAGGGCCCGCCCTGGCGTCAGGCCACGCCCTGGGGCTCGAGCCGGGCGGGGAGGCCGAACAGCGGGAAGAGGCGCTTGGTGTCCAGGAAGGAGTTGAGCCCGGTGATCCGGCCCCCTGATATCTCGAGGACCTGAAGCGCCCAGGCCTCATGACCGCCGTCGGCGCCGCTCGGACGGTACTGGCCGAAGGCGGGCAGGCCGTTGGCCACGGTCGGGACCAGACGGGAGCCGCGGCAGCCGATGCCATGGCCCAGCAGCCACTGGCGGATGTCCTCGTGGCCGCGCAGCCACAGCTCGTA is from Streptomyces hygroscopicus and encodes:
- a CDS encoding sulfate transporter codes for the protein MARPEPEKPPTPSPAPPSPAVLVLGRPVTRAEVERLCERLSALARRAGPGPVTVDVGGVGRPDLAVVEALARLRLTAGRLGRGIQLRNACGELRRLLAWTGLDEALTTPAASGPALASGHALGLEPGGEAEQREEALGVQEGVEPGDPAP
- a CDS encoding sugar isomerase, whose translation is MSHTEVEIASQPDCWRRAIALARDPEGPVRAALPRPGERVAVVGCGTSWFIAQSYAALREAAGQGETDAFAASEMPAGRAYDRVVALSRSGTTTEVLELLGAVRGRVPTTVITAVPDSPVVGAADAAVVLDFADERSVVQTRWATSELALFRAHLGAPLEHLEADGEAALAEPLPGALVDAGQFTFLGRGWTYGVAQEAALKMREAAGAWTEAYPAKEYRHGPISVTGPRSVVWWLGEGASDVADQEITRTGGRVAGFGRDPLAELVVVQRLAVAIAATRGLNPDEPRHLTRSVILG
- a CDS encoding fructose-bisphosphate aldolase, coding for MPLVATGEIVGTAARAGLGAGAFNVIQIEHAQAIVAGAEAAGAPVILQISENAVRYHGALTAIGRATVEVARAARVPVAVHLDHATGPELVREAVDLGFGSVMFDASALEYDGNVAATAEVAADCHAHGVWVEAELGEVGGKDGVHAPGARTDPAEAAAYVAATGVDALAVAVGTSHAMVVKAAVVDLPLVAALRAAVPVPLVLHGSSGVPEADLTRAVEAGLTKVNIATHLNVAFTRAIRDHLAGHPEVVDPRRYVAAARDAVAREVTRLLTLVRATH